The following proteins are co-located in the Paludibaculum fermentans genome:
- a CDS encoding M14 family zinc carboxypeptidase, with translation MSRVTCPAVLFFLGASLALAQTQKLDDGYAKKIREFTTDPMFLTELVDHLPASDKVPTPEKFLGYIAGAQNKLTYAKDIYRYMREVEKTSPRVRVLSIGQTEENREMVIVVVSSEANLARLDRLKQITATLADPSKTTPAEAEKLIAEGLPFYWATASIHSPETGSPEMSMELVYRLAVEETPFIQKIRDNAIVLVTPVVEVDGREKMVDLYRWRKENPGKTAPSLLYWGKYVAHDNNRDGMALSLALSRNITKAFLQFHPQVLHDLHESVPFLYTSTGMGPYNAWLDPIVINEWQKLAYYEIEEMTKRGVPGVWTHGFYDGWAANYLMEVAHGHNSIGRFYETFGNGGADTRERTVPAAQTTRAWFRPNPPLPKVNWSQRNNVNMQQSALLLAMNYTATNKETFLRNFWLKSQRSVAKATTEGPAAYIIDAAARPNEAASLADQLALHGVEVQRLTQAYQGNAAGSYVVRMDQPYSRLADMLLDRQYYNANDTPPYDDTGWTIQALRNLKSSRITDVAVLKAPMAPVTGPVKPEGKVIGDGSVYAVNHNGDRVLATLRYKLKDVKMDAAEESFEAEGQKFAAGSFLIPAAGNPADLKQRLQSAATELGVNIVALKAAPKTAQHPLAAPRIALVHNWLNTQNEGWFRLAMDTTGVPYTYISDHTVAATSDLRSKFEVIILGPMGGTAQRIVNGMPKRGDPVPWKASTLTPNFGTSPDQTDDIRGGLGLEGVQHIRDFVEAGGLFITIGGNASLPITYGLIDGITIQPTRELKVRGSVLDSGISDPRSPIAYGYSEHLPVYLGSELVLNASATAGLGGGGGQAGSVSGQNRASGRGGLTDPDVIQGRPPAPAVPEPKPDEPNAEMLENMRAYLPTPAERPRTILKFGEEKDLLISGLLAGGRELAGKPALVDVPQGKGHYVLFAINPMWRQQTQGSFMLLFNAAMNFENLGAGRSAGNGRSTGTPTAGDDDYNDLMQ, from the coding sequence ATGTCTCGCGTGACTTGTCCTGCGGTCCTCTTTTTCCTCGGCGCCAGCCTCGCGCTGGCTCAAACCCAGAAGCTCGACGACGGTTACGCGAAGAAAATCCGCGAATTTACGACGGATCCGATGTTCCTGACGGAGTTGGTCGATCACCTGCCTGCTTCAGACAAAGTGCCCACTCCGGAGAAGTTCCTCGGCTACATCGCCGGAGCGCAGAACAAGCTCACTTACGCCAAGGACATCTACCGCTACATGCGCGAGGTGGAGAAAACCTCGCCGCGCGTCCGGGTCCTCTCCATCGGCCAGACCGAGGAAAACCGCGAAATGGTCATCGTGGTGGTGTCGAGCGAAGCCAACCTCGCCCGGCTCGATCGCCTCAAGCAGATCACCGCCACGCTGGCCGATCCGAGCAAGACCACGCCCGCCGAGGCCGAAAAGCTGATCGCCGAGGGCCTGCCGTTCTATTGGGCCACCGCCTCCATCCATTCGCCCGAGACCGGTTCTCCCGAGATGTCGATGGAACTGGTCTACCGTCTGGCGGTCGAAGAGACCCCGTTCATTCAGAAGATCCGCGACAACGCCATCGTCCTGGTCACCCCGGTAGTTGAGGTGGATGGCCGCGAGAAGATGGTCGACCTCTACCGCTGGCGGAAGGAGAATCCCGGCAAAACCGCCCCCAGCCTCCTGTACTGGGGTAAATATGTTGCACACGACAACAACCGCGACGGCATGGCCCTCTCGCTCGCCCTTAGCCGCAACATAACAAAAGCCTTCCTGCAATTCCACCCGCAGGTTCTGCACGATCTGCACGAGTCCGTGCCGTTTCTTTACACGTCCACCGGCATGGGGCCTTACAACGCTTGGCTCGATCCCATCGTCATCAATGAGTGGCAGAAGCTCGCCTACTACGAAATTGAAGAGATGACGAAGCGCGGCGTTCCCGGCGTCTGGACCCACGGGTTCTACGACGGTTGGGCCGCTAACTACCTCATGGAAGTCGCCCACGGGCACAACTCGATCGGCCGGTTCTACGAGACCTTCGGCAACGGAGGCGCGGATACGCGCGAGCGCACCGTCCCCGCCGCCCAGACCACCCGCGCCTGGTTCCGCCCCAATCCGCCGCTGCCCAAGGTGAACTGGTCGCAGCGCAACAACGTGAACATGCAGCAGTCCGCGCTGTTGCTGGCGATGAACTACACGGCCACGAACAAAGAGACATTCCTGCGCAATTTCTGGCTGAAGAGCCAGCGCAGCGTCGCCAAGGCGACGACCGAGGGTCCGGCCGCCTACATCATCGACGCCGCTGCCCGTCCGAACGAAGCCGCTTCGCTGGCTGACCAACTCGCCCTGCACGGCGTGGAAGTGCAGCGCCTGACCCAGGCCTATCAGGGCAATGCCGCCGGATCCTACGTTGTCCGCATGGACCAGCCCTACTCGCGGCTCGCCGACATGCTGCTCGACCGGCAATATTACAACGCCAACGACACCCCGCCGTATGACGACACGGGCTGGACGATCCAGGCGCTGCGGAACCTCAAGAGCAGCAGGATCACCGACGTGGCCGTGCTGAAAGCGCCCATGGCGCCGGTCACTGGGCCGGTCAAGCCGGAAGGGAAGGTCATCGGCGACGGTTCTGTCTATGCTGTGAATCACAATGGCGACCGCGTCCTGGCCACCTTGCGCTACAAGCTCAAGGACGTGAAGATGGACGCCGCCGAGGAGTCCTTCGAAGCCGAGGGCCAGAAATTCGCAGCGGGTTCGTTCCTGATTCCCGCGGCCGGTAATCCGGCGGATCTGAAACAGCGGCTGCAGTCCGCCGCGACGGAACTGGGCGTCAACATCGTAGCCCTGAAGGCCGCGCCTAAGACCGCGCAGCATCCGCTGGCCGCTCCGCGCATCGCCCTGGTCCACAACTGGCTGAATACACAGAACGAAGGCTGGTTCCGCCTGGCCATGGACACGACAGGCGTCCCTTACACCTACATCTCTGATCACACGGTGGCGGCCACCTCCGATCTGCGCTCGAAGTTCGAAGTCATCATCCTGGGACCCATGGGCGGCACCGCCCAGCGCATCGTCAACGGCATGCCGAAGCGCGGCGATCCGGTGCCGTGGAAGGCCTCTACGTTGACCCCAAATTTCGGGACGTCGCCCGATCAGACCGATGACATCCGTGGCGGCCTGGGCCTGGAAGGCGTGCAGCACATTCGCGACTTCGTCGAGGCCGGCGGCCTGTTCATCACCATCGGAGGCAATGCGTCATTGCCGATTACGTATGGCTTGATCGACGGCATCACCATCCAGCCGACACGGGAATTGAAAGTGCGCGGCAGCGTCCTCGATTCCGGCATCTCTGATCCGCGCAGCCCCATCGCTTACGGCTATTCCGAGCATCTGCCGGTCTACCTGGGTTCGGAACTGGTCTTGAACGCCAGCGCCACCGCCGGTTTGGGCGGGGGCGGCGGACAGGCAGGCAGCGTCAGCGGCCAGAACCGCGCCAGCGGCCGTGGCGGTCTCACCGATCCGGATGTCATCCAGGGGCGTCCTCCGGCTCCGGCCGTGCCCGAGCCCAAGCCCGATGAGCCCAACGCCGAGATGCTCGAGAACATGCGCGCCTACCTGCCCACCCCGGCCGAGCGTCCGCGCACCATCCTCAAGTTCGGTGAGGAGAAAGACCTGCTCATCTCCGGCCTGCTCGCCGGGGGCAGGGAACTCGCCGGCAAGCCTGCCCTGGTCGATGTACCCCAGGGTAAGGGCCACTACGTCCTGTTTGCTATCAACCCGATGTGGCGCCAGCAGACACAGGGCAGCTTCATGCTGCTCTTCAACGCCGCCATGAATTTTGAGAACCTGGGAGCAGGCCGGTCCGCCGGCAATGGCCGCTCGACCGGGACGCCCACCGCCGGTGACGACGACTACAACGACCTGATGCAATGA
- a CDS encoding lytic transglycosylase domain-containing protein — protein sequence MKRFVLFLALAALPLAAADIAVLHTGARIRAQRIEKLDDRYILTTADSRIELKADLIADLEHEDDPPPPPAVVADKSLTPPPIKETDPRKLVTEAAIKYGLPPAIVHALAMTESAYQTNAVSRAGAIGVMQLMPGTAQSFNADPRDVEQNIDAGTRLLRELLLKYENDPNPVRRALAAYNAGSGAVARYNGVPPYRETQAYVEKVIERYWKQVNAAQPVSLAAQGSAVQTPGQ from the coding sequence ATGAAGCGCTTTGTTCTTTTTCTCGCTCTCGCCGCCCTGCCGCTCGCCGCGGCCGATATCGCCGTGCTCCACACAGGCGCGCGGATTCGTGCCCAGCGCATCGAGAAACTGGACGACCGCTACATTCTCACCACCGCCGACAGCCGGATCGAGTTGAAGGCCGACCTGATTGCGGACCTGGAACACGAAGACGATCCCCCTCCGCCGCCAGCGGTTGTGGCGGACAAGTCCCTCACGCCCCCGCCAATCAAGGAAACGGATCCCAGGAAGCTGGTCACCGAGGCCGCGATCAAGTACGGCCTGCCACCCGCCATCGTCCACGCCCTGGCCATGACCGAATCCGCTTATCAGACGAACGCCGTCTCCCGCGCGGGTGCGATTGGCGTGATGCAACTCATGCCCGGCACCGCCCAGTCTTTCAACGCCGATCCCCGCGATGTCGAGCAGAATATCGACGCGGGCACGCGCCTGCTGCGCGAACTGCTGCTGAAGTACGAGAACGATCCCAACCCGGTGCGCCGCGCCCTCGCCGCTTACAACGCGGGTTCCGGCGCCGTCGCCCGCTACAACGGGGTTCCGCCCTATCGCGAAACCCAGGCCTACGTGGAAAAGGTGATCGAGCGCTACTGGAAGCAGGTCAACGCTGCGCAGCCGGTATCACTCGCAGCTCAAGGTTCTGCGGTCCAGACTCCCGGACAGTGA
- a CDS encoding carboxypeptidase regulatory-like domain-containing protein — protein MISLFVMAMLMQAPATQEVKPATVEGAVTHAATQTAIRKAKVTLTLLGGSEQAQSAETGDDGKYILKDVKPGRYRLSAERAGYQATGYGAKNPGEALGQTLRIDAGAALTGLNIALPKQGVIAGKITDNEGEPVAKALVLAMNSMYANGKKIRLPAGTVPVMSNDLGEYRIGQLPPGKFVVCAVLEGSYQPQLNPKDVKTGVEEALSNTCFPSVPTMTEAQSIDIKDASEVPGIDIRLSKIKTVTFTGEIAGVPPGTSSVTYLSLVPKDMGPMGRAMGPRALLQGADGKFTFKNVPPGSYILQTLPTGLGNTAFVVKSSIEIGDQPIEKVTVQAAAPFEVKGHLTAEPSPDLKVGSIKIVAVPADDIVATFAMSSAADNGDFVLGNLVAGRYRIAFTGMPSTHYVKEIKLGEKVLESDEAEISNAATPVAVSMNLATAELGGVVQNDKGEPVPSVNVGLVPVPKKAFRVRVTRTDQNGAFRLPNVAPGEYAILSLDQMEPGALEDEEFLKPLMSRAKKVTVRESGPQNLELRVIPAAQR, from the coding sequence ATGATTTCCCTGTTCGTGATGGCGATGCTGATGCAGGCTCCGGCCACGCAGGAGGTGAAGCCGGCCACGGTGGAAGGGGCCGTCACCCACGCGGCCACGCAGACGGCGATCCGGAAGGCGAAGGTGACGCTGACTCTGCTCGGCGGCAGCGAACAGGCACAGTCGGCGGAAACGGGCGACGACGGCAAGTACATTCTGAAGGATGTGAAGCCGGGCCGCTACCGGTTGTCGGCGGAGAGGGCCGGATACCAGGCGACTGGCTATGGCGCGAAGAATCCGGGCGAAGCGCTGGGGCAGACGCTGCGGATTGACGCCGGAGCCGCGCTGACCGGCCTAAACATCGCGCTCCCCAAGCAGGGGGTGATCGCCGGCAAGATCACCGACAACGAGGGCGAACCGGTGGCCAAGGCGTTGGTGTTGGCCATGAACAGCATGTATGCCAACGGCAAGAAGATTCGCCTGCCGGCTGGCACCGTGCCCGTGATGAGCAATGACCTGGGCGAGTACAGGATTGGGCAGTTGCCGCCGGGCAAGTTCGTGGTCTGCGCGGTGCTGGAAGGATCCTACCAGCCGCAACTGAACCCCAAGGACGTCAAGACGGGCGTGGAGGAGGCGCTGTCGAATACGTGCTTCCCGTCGGTGCCCACCATGACGGAGGCCCAGTCCATCGACATCAAGGACGCGTCCGAGGTGCCCGGTATCGACATCCGGCTGAGCAAGATCAAGACGGTGACGTTCACGGGTGAGATTGCCGGAGTACCGCCCGGCACTTCGTCGGTGACCTACCTGAGCCTGGTGCCCAAGGACATGGGGCCGATGGGCCGGGCGATGGGTCCGCGGGCGCTGCTGCAGGGGGCGGACGGTAAGTTCACCTTCAAAAACGTGCCGCCTGGCTCCTATATCCTGCAGACGCTGCCGACCGGACTGGGCAATACGGCTTTCGTCGTGAAGTCGTCCATCGAGATCGGTGACCAACCCATCGAGAAGGTGACCGTGCAGGCTGCTGCTCCGTTTGAGGTGAAGGGGCATCTGACGGCGGAGCCCTCTCCGGACCTGAAGGTCGGGTCGATCAAGATCGTGGCCGTACCGGCGGACGACATTGTGGCGACGTTCGCGATGTCATCGGCGGCCGACAACGGCGATTTCGTGCTCGGCAATCTGGTGGCGGGCCGGTACCGGATCGCGTTCACTGGCATGCCCTCGACCCACTATGTAAAAGAGATCAAGCTGGGCGAGAAGGTACTGGAAAGCGATGAGGCCGAAATCTCGAACGCGGCGACGCCGGTAGCGGTGTCAATGAACCTGGCGACGGCCGAATTGGGCGGAGTCGTGCAGAACGATAAGGGCGAACCAGTGCCTTCAGTGAATGTCGGGCTGGTACCGGTGCCGAAGAAGGCCTTTCGCGTGAGGGTGACGCGCACCGACCAGAACGGCGCCTTCAGGCTGCCCAATGTGGCTCCGGGGGAGTACGCGATCCTGTCGTTGGATCAGATGGAGCCGGGCGCGCTGGAAGACGAGGAATTCCTGAAGCCGCTGATGTCCAGGGCGAAGAAGGTCACTGTCCGGGAGTCTGGACCGCAGAACCTTGAGCTGCGAGTGATACCGGCTGCGCAGCGTTGA
- a CDS encoding MDR/zinc-dependent alcohol dehydrogenase-like family protein has translation MIGVHLEAGAVTVRKMAAPRRPKGSALIRLICGGICNTDIELLRGYYGFKGTPGHEFVGEVVESDDPGWVGRRVVGEINLPCGHCEWCKRGLGRHCPRRTVLGIVRHPGAFRELLTLPEANLRAVPAKVKTEHAVFTEPIAAACEILDQVKIPRGEKVAVLGDGKLGLLIGQTLRFSGLEVHQYGRHKEKLRVAEAAGIEARFSNKLPAAAYDYVVEATGSSEGLMQAVGMTRPRGTIVMKSTVHGTVPLDAAPVIVNEITLVGSRCGRFEPALKLLQTGKLQLDQMISEECPLADAPRAFARAQERGVLKVLLRGS, from the coding sequence ATGATTGGAGTCCATCTCGAGGCGGGGGCGGTGACGGTCCGCAAGATGGCGGCTCCGCGCAGGCCGAAGGGCTCGGCGCTGATCCGGCTGATCTGCGGCGGCATCTGCAATACGGATATCGAGCTGCTGCGCGGCTACTACGGGTTTAAGGGTACGCCGGGGCATGAGTTCGTGGGCGAAGTGGTGGAGAGCGACGATCCGGGCTGGGTGGGGCGACGGGTGGTGGGCGAGATCAACCTGCCGTGCGGGCACTGCGAGTGGTGCAAGCGCGGTTTGGGCCGGCACTGTCCCCGGCGGACCGTGCTGGGGATCGTCCGGCATCCGGGCGCCTTTCGCGAGTTGTTGACCCTGCCGGAGGCGAACCTGCGCGCCGTGCCGGCCAAGGTGAAGACGGAACATGCGGTCTTCACCGAGCCGATCGCGGCCGCCTGTGAGATTCTCGACCAGGTCAAGATTCCTCGTGGAGAGAAGGTCGCCGTGCTCGGCGATGGGAAACTGGGGCTGCTGATTGGGCAGACGCTACGGTTTTCGGGGTTGGAAGTCCACCAATATGGGCGGCACAAGGAGAAGCTGCGGGTGGCGGAGGCGGCTGGAATCGAGGCGAGATTTTCGAACAAATTGCCGGCGGCCGCGTATGACTATGTGGTGGAAGCAACCGGCTCCAGCGAAGGTCTGATGCAGGCCGTGGGGATGACCCGGCCGCGAGGGACCATTGTGATGAAGTCGACCGTGCACGGCACGGTCCCGCTGGATGCGGCTCCGGTGATCGTGAATGAGATCACGCTGGTGGGCTCGCGGTGCGGGCGGTTTGAGCCGGCGCTGAAACTGCTGCAAACCGGCAAATTACAATTGGACCAGATGATTTCAGAAGAATGTCCGCTGGCCGACGCGCCGCGGGCGTTTGCGCGTGCGCAGGAACGCGGGGTTTTGAAGGTGCTGTTGCGAGGTTCCTAA
- a CDS encoding helix-hairpin-helix domain-containing protein has product MADLRKLKELDGIGPKMLKDFELLGVANIDQLKKQSGRRMYDRLCELTGQRQDPCVLDVFVCAVAQAKDPNLPAEQRNWWHWSRVRKGQIR; this is encoded by the coding sequence ATGGCCGATTTGCGAAAACTCAAGGAATTGGACGGCATCGGTCCAAAGATGTTGAAGGACTTCGAGCTGCTGGGCGTCGCGAATATCGATCAGCTCAAGAAGCAGTCGGGGCGGAGGATGTACGACCGGTTGTGTGAGCTGACCGGGCAGCGGCAGGATCCGTGCGTGCTGGATGTATTCGTCTGCGCGGTGGCGCAGGCAAAGGATCCGAACCTGCCGGCCGAGCAGCGCAACTGGTGGCATTGGAGCCGGGTACGGAAGGGCCAGATCCGATGA
- a CDS encoding L-rhamnose mutarotase, producing MQRVCFLLQVKKDRLAEYKERHKAVWPEMLQALSGTGWHNYSLFLRDDGLLVGYVETPDFQAALDGMAGLEVNARWQAEMREFFEDTTGRNADERMRPLEQVFYLA from the coding sequence ATGCAACGCGTCTGCTTCCTCCTTCAAGTCAAGAAAGACCGCCTGGCCGAATACAAGGAACGCCACAAAGCCGTCTGGCCCGAGATGCTCCAGGCCCTGAGCGGCACTGGCTGGCACAACTACTCGCTGTTCCTGCGGGACGACGGCCTGCTGGTTGGCTACGTGGAAACACCCGATTTCCAGGCGGCGCTCGACGGCATGGCCGGGCTCGAAGTGAACGCCCGCTGGCAGGCGGAGATGCGCGAGTTCTTTGAGGACACCACCGGCCGCAATGCCGACGAACGGATGCGTCCCCTGGAGCAGGTTTTCTACCTCGCCTGA
- the thrC gene encoding threonine synthase: MEPAFLSCLNHDCRAQFAVEEVLYTCPRCGALIEATYPGMALEPAATKRLWRERRMSNAPIDQSGVWRYRELLGFVDTTVHKAVTLREGNTPLLPAPPAARYGGLDALVFKHQGFNPTGSFKDNGMTCGATQGLRLGMRRVACVSTGNTSASMAAYASSAGMTPIIFLPHGNISYGKLAQALEYGALTLQVEANFDQILALVRVLAEKTGIYLLNSVNPFRIEGQKTIMVEMLDQRDWQVPDWVVVPGGNLGNISAFGKGFRELLAMGFIDRLPRFAVIQAAGSAPFYDYFQDRSEFRSIPDPETLATAIRIGDPVSWPKAIQVIDDSNGVVESVTEQEIADAKAIIGQCGIGCEPASAATLAGIRKLTAAGVMAPDADVVAILTGNVLKDPDYIYKYHTGQLKTPSSVPIVPTYGNAPIVVPNDPEKIAALLAERVGA, from the coding sequence TTGGAACCCGCATTTCTTTCCTGCCTGAACCACGACTGCCGCGCCCAGTTCGCCGTCGAAGAGGTTCTCTACACCTGCCCGCGCTGTGGAGCCCTGATCGAAGCCACTTACCCCGGCATGGCTCTGGAACCCGCCGCCACCAAACGGCTGTGGCGCGAGCGACGCATGTCGAATGCGCCCATCGACCAGTCGGGCGTCTGGCGCTACCGCGAACTGCTCGGCTTCGTCGACACCACGGTCCACAAGGCGGTCACGCTGCGGGAAGGGAACACCCCCCTGTTGCCGGCCCCGCCCGCGGCCCGGTACGGCGGCCTGGATGCCCTCGTCTTCAAGCACCAGGGCTTCAATCCCACGGGCTCGTTCAAGGACAACGGCATGACCTGCGGAGCCACGCAGGGCCTCCGCCTGGGCATGCGGCGCGTGGCCTGCGTCTCCACCGGCAACACCTCGGCGTCGATGGCTGCCTACGCGTCCAGCGCCGGCATGACGCCCATCATCTTCCTGCCCCACGGCAACATCAGCTACGGCAAGCTCGCCCAGGCGCTGGAGTACGGCGCGCTGACGCTCCAGGTGGAAGCGAACTTCGACCAGATCCTCGCGCTGGTTCGTGTGCTGGCTGAGAAGACCGGCATCTATCTGCTCAACAGCGTGAACCCGTTCCGGATCGAGGGCCAGAAGACGATCATGGTCGAAATGCTCGACCAGCGCGACTGGCAGGTGCCGGACTGGGTGGTCGTCCCGGGCGGCAATCTCGGCAACATCTCGGCCTTCGGCAAGGGCTTCCGCGAACTGCTCGCCATGGGCTTCATCGACCGCCTCCCCCGGTTTGCCGTCATCCAGGCCGCCGGTTCGGCGCCGTTCTACGACTACTTCCAAGACCGTTCCGAGTTCCGTTCCATCCCGGATCCGGAGACCCTGGCGACCGCGATCCGCATCGGCGATCCGGTATCGTGGCCCAAGGCAATTCAGGTCATTGATGATTCCAATGGCGTGGTGGAGAGTGTGACGGAGCAGGAGATCGCGGACGCCAAGGCGATCATCGGCCAGTGCGGCATCGGCTGCGAACCCGCCTCGGCGGCGACGCTGGCAGGGATCAGGAAGCTAACGGCCGCGGGGGTAATGGCTCCGGACGCGGACGTGGTGGCGATCCTCACGGGCAACGTCCTGAAGGACCCGGATTACATCTACAAGTACCACACGGGCCAATTGAAGACCCCCTCCTCGGTGCCGATCGTGCCGACGTACGGAAATGCCCCCATAGTGGTGCCGAACGACCCGGAGAAGATCGCGGCGCTCCTGGCGGAGAGAGTCGGCGCGTAG